The region TGCCTTTTTGAGCAGATGTACGTGCTGGAAGATCAGCATCTGTTTGAAGTACTCGGACTGGCTATCCAGCACCAGATGGAAGTTGTGGCCGTTCTTGGCGAAGGACGCGAATTTACAGGTACTATTGCTACGAGTGAATTGCTCAAAAAATTTGCGCAGGATCTGGGCGTACAGGAAGCGGGCGCCATTCTGATCCTGAATATGAATGAACGGGATTACTCCATGGCCGAAATCAGTCGCCTTGTCGAATCCAATAACGTAAAAATCATCAGTAGTTATTTCTCCAGTGCGGCCTATGGGATGCCCGACCGTTCGCGGTTGACGCTCAAGCTTAATCGGCGAGACATTACGCCGGTTATATCCACGCTCGAACGGTTTGGCTATCAGATTGAAGCTGCCTTTGCCAATGCCCCCGTTGAAAGTATCGATCAGGAGCGACTCGACTTGTTGCTTCGTTACCTTAATACATAGATAGTCGGTAAGTTGGTAAGTCAGTACGTAATTTGCTTATGTACTTACCGACTTGTTAACTTACCGACTTACTGACTCCTTTCTATGAAAATCGCCATTCACGGGCGCAACTTTCCCGAATCAGCACGGCCTTATATTCAGTCAATGTTCGAAGAACTGTCCAGGCGGCAGGTGGAGGTGCTGATTTCACTGGGGTATCGCGAGTATCTGGATACCATGGGTGTGGCCCATTATAGCCAGGCGACTTATACGGTTGAAGAAGGGGTTAGTGACGCCGACTTTATCTTTAGTTTAGGGGGCGATGGTACCCTGCTCGATGCCGTTACCCACGTTGGCGTCCACCAGATTCCAATTATTGGCATTAATATTGGCCGGTTAGGCTTTTTAGCTACCGTTGCTCCGGCATCGGTGCGGCTCATGATTGATGCCATTTTCAACAATCAATACAGCATTGACGAACGGAGCCTGGTGAGTGTACGATCCAGCCAGGATATTTTCGGGAATCTGCCGTTTGGCCTGAATGATTTTACCATTACGCGCACACAAACCTCGTCGATGATTACGGTGCATTCGTACCTCGACGGTGAATTCCTGAACTCGTACTGGGCAGATGGGCTGATTGTTTCGACGCCTTCCGGCTCAACGGGGTACTCGCTTAGTTGTGGCGGCCCGGTGCTGCTACCCCAAACAGAGAGCTTTATCATAACCCCTATCAGTCCGCATAACCTCAACGTCCGTCCGATGATTGTGATGGACAGTTGCCAACTGGCGTTTGAGGTAGAAAGCCGGAGCGGTAACTTTCTGGCAGCTCTGGATTCCCGCTCGTTTACCGTCGATACATCGGTACGGATCAGTGTTCAGAAAGAAGCCTTTAAAGCACGGCTGGTTAAACTCAGCGATGATAATTTTCTGAATACGCTCCGGAGTAAGCTTAATTGGGGCTGGGATATTCGTAATTGATGAGTACATTCACCGGCTTCAGAAAGTAGTATAATGTTGGACGTCCTTAGCTTTCACTTTATTATAATTTTTACGCCCTAATTCCAATAAAAGTGACAGCCCTACCGTTTCGGAATTGGTTGGTTTTCGGGCCGACAGGGGTTGATTCACGTATTTAAAGAGTATGAATAACTATAGACAGGTAGTTACAGGCGCTGCGGTATTCTGTTTGCTGGCAGGCTCAGTTACAGAAAGCTTGGCGCAAAGACGGCCGAATCCTCGTTTTGCTCCTTATTCGTCCGTCACGTTTGGCGTAGGGACATCTACTTACTTTGGTGATTTAGCGGGCTATCGGCAACCATTAAGAACGTTGACTACGTTGCCAAGATGGAATGTCGGCCTTGGATACACACGTCAGTTTACACCTCATTTTGCCGCCAGAGCTATGTTCACCTGGGCGCGAATTACGGGTGACGATTATACGTTTAATAAAAACAACATCGAAAAGAACCTGGTGCAGTATGCCCGGAACCTTCATTTTCGAAACGACCTGAAAGAGTTTGCCGTTACCGGTATCTACAATTTCATCGAAGATGGCCGAAACTCAAATTCCCGCGCAAAAATCACCCCTTATATCTTCGCTGGCCTGGCCTTGGTAGCGCATAGCCCGGAAGCCCGCACTCCTGCCTCACCCGATAATGGCGATTATGAAGCCCGGAAATGGGTGAAGCTCCAACCGCTGCATACGGAAGGGCAGGGGCAACCCGGTCGTGATAAGCCTTATTCGCTCGTTACGCTGGCAGTTCCGGTGGGTATTGGCGTTCGGTATAAGTTGAACGAAAGCTTCAACATAGGGGCCGAAATCGGATTCCGGTATACCTTCACCGACTATCTTGACGATGTAGGCTCCGGAAGCTATGCTGACCCGGCTACAGCGTCGGGCGTTGGCACGATTATGTCGGATCGTCGGTTCGAGCAAAATGCAGCCCGTTACAAAAATCCACCATCCCGGTATGAGGTGTTACGGAACATGTTTGACAACGGCACTCCCGCAATGCAGGCGGCTATCTCCGATGCGTTAACCCGATCCACACGTAGTGATGATGGCAAGTTTAACGACGGCTATCTACTGACTAACTTCTCGATTCATTACATTATACCGGGTAGAATTAAATGTCCGCCAACCAAGTAGATGGCTGTCGCTTGGCAACCCGGTTCGTCGCTTTCCGTGGACAGGTCGGTTCTAGTACTTATTCTTGTCAGGAACCGGTTATGGCCCGTTGATTGCTTAGCCCTATTTATGAATCAATACAAACAAAAGACAGCCCGGCTTCTCATAGTCGGGCTTTTTATCAGCCTGGGCGTGCACGCCCAGAAGATTGAGATCGGGGCTGGGCTGGGCGGTATGCTCTACAAAGGCGATGTGTCGCCAGCCCTGAACCCCCGCTTTTACAGACCTGCAGCAAGCGTATTTTTTCGATATAATGCCACTCGTTCATTTTCCATCCGTGGTAGTGGATTTATTGGCGGGCTTCGTGGTGACGACCAGGCTAGCCGTGACCCGTTCCAACAGGCGCGTAATTACTCATTCCGCACAAATCTGAGTGCCGTAGAAGTTGATTTCGAGTATAATTTTCTGAACTACAAACCACTTCCCAAAGCAAAAAACTGGACTCCGTATATTTTTGGAGGCATAGGGTTGTCCCGCTTCAACAATGCTGTAATCAAGGTAGGTGGGGTAGTAACATATCCATTGGGTATTGGCGTTAAATACGAAATTAAGCGGCCCTGGAGTGTAGGGGTTGAGTTTGGGACGCGTTTTATGCGCAACGACTACCTGGATGGCCTGGGAGACGCTACGTTTGGGAATGCCTTAACCAAAGTGGCGCAGGGCAATCCTGCGCTCAAGGATAGCTATACGTATACCGCCCTTACTCTGAGCTATACATTTTATAAAATTGTATGCCCCTAAGGAGCCCGGTCAGAAGATGGGGTGAAAAGCTGGGTGTTGGTACCCAGCTCGTTAAATCAGCGAGAATAAATCCTTTACGCCCAGCATTCGGCGGCTAATGAAGCCTTCTCCGAATTCCACTCCAATCATGTGCCCATGCTCACGGGAGCGGGACTCCAGAAACTTCATAAAGGGCTCTCCCGAGATATAACTTTCCGGTTCGGTGCTTTCGGGGTTGAAAAACTGGCTTTTGTAGGCCTTTATCGCGGCTATCTTGCCCTGCCAATACGGTGTTATATCAACGATAAAGTCGGGCTTCAATGTGCGATCCTGAATGAAACTGTAGATGAATTTTGGCCGGTGCGCTTCCTGCGGCTGCCCATCTTTACCTACTGTTTTTATCTGCCGTAAGCCAGCGTAAAAACAGGCGTCTATGACGAGTTCAGAAGCACGGCCGTGGTCGGGATGGCGGTCGTCGGGGGTATTGGTTATAACAATCTCAGGCCGGAATTGGCGAATAAGCGGAATAAGTGCGAGCTGATGTTCTTCGTCATTTCGGAAAAAGGCATCACGAAACCCCATGTTTTCCCGGGCTGATAGGTTCATTATACGGGCTCCTTCTGTTGCTTCCTGCAACCGGATTTCGGGTGTTCCCCGAGTGCCTAGTTCTCCCCGGGTCAGGTCAATGCCGGCCACAGTTTTACCCTGCTCAATCAGGGAAAGAATGGTGCCAGCGCAGCTCATTTCAATGTCATCGGGGTGGGCCGCAATGGCCAGTACGTCAACAGTCATGTAAGTAGAATAATGTAACAGATGTGGTTCGTCTGATAAAGAGCCACTGAATGTCAAATAAAGTCGTTGGCTAAGCAACTCTTTAAAAAAACTCAGATAAGTCGATTCAAGAGCTGTCTAGTACGTAATCAACCAAACCTTCGATTTGTTCCTTACTCGGGGTAAAGTCAAGGATTAGCGATTTTCTCACCAGAAACACTTTATTTTGGCGACCTAACCGTCACATCCCTTATACACTTAACCGATGTCTTATAAAGCACTTGCTCTTCAACTAACTTGTCAGACAATAAATTACTGCCAAACCCGTGATGAGTCGGAAGCAGCCATGCTCCAGACAATAGAACGGATTGAACGTCAGATTGCCGCATCGGTTGGGCTGCTTGGCCGTGATACGTTACTGGTTGTAGTACCCGAATTTTTTCTAACCGGGCCGCCAGTGGACGAAACGGTA is a window of Spirosoma linguale DSM 74 DNA encoding:
- a CDS encoding CBS domain containing protein (PFAM: CBS domain containing protein~KEGG: pha:PSHAa0588 inosine-5'-monophosphate dehydrogenase (IMP dehydrogenase)), whose product is MLAAELIDPMLPALKPTDLVGQALAWMEEHRVGQLVLTDQGDYRGIVSEELLMDVADDDRPLSNVMCLFEQMYVLEDQHLFEVLGLAIQHQMEVVAVLGEGREFTGTIATSELLKKFAQDLGVQEAGAILILNMNERDYSMAEISRLVESNNVKIISSYFSSAAYGMPDRSRLTLKLNRRDITPVISTLERFGYQIEAAFANAPVESIDQERLDLLLRYLNT
- a CDS encoding ATP-NAD/AcoX kinase (PFAM: ATP-NAD/AcoX kinase~KEGG: nam:NAMH_1041 probable inorganic polyphosphate/ATP-NAD kinase (poly(P)/ATP NAD kinase)) yields the protein MKIAIHGRNFPESARPYIQSMFEELSRRQVEVLISLGYREYLDTMGVAHYSQATYTVEEGVSDADFIFSLGGDGTLLDAVTHVGVHQIPIIGINIGRLGFLATVAPASVRLMIDAIFNNQYSIDERSLVSVRSSQDIFGNLPFGLNDFTITRTQTSSMITVHSYLDGEFLNSYWADGLIVSTPSGSTGYSLSCGGPVLLPQTESFIITPISPHNLNVRPMIVMDSCQLAFEVESRSGNFLAALDSRSFTVDTSVRISVQKEAFKARLVKLSDDNFLNTLRSKLNWGWDIRN
- a CDS encoding LmbE family protein (PFAM: LmbE family protein~KEGG: hypothetical protein) — its product is MTVDVLAIAAHPDDIEMSCAGTILSLIEQGKTVAGIDLTRGELGTRGTPEIRLQEATEGARIMNLSARENMGFRDAFFRNDEEHQLALIPLIRQFRPEIVITNTPDDRHPDHGRASELVIDACFYAGLRQIKTVGKDGQPQEAHRPKFIYSFIQDRTLKPDFIVDITPYWQGKIAAIKAYKSQFFNPESTEPESYISGEPFMKFLESRSREHGHMIGVEFGEGFISRRMLGVKDLFSLI